From Glycine max cultivar Williams 82 chromosome 11, Glycine_max_v4.0, whole genome shotgun sequence, the proteins below share one genomic window:
- the LOC100306258 gene encoding uncharacterized protein LOC100306258: MAHHEDSSAWNSSKPHPKLNERILSSLSRRTVAAHPWHDLEIGPGAPAVFNCVVEIGKGSKVKYELDKTSGLIKVDRILYSSVVYPHNYGFIPRTICEDSDPMDVLVLMQEPVLPGSFLRARAIGLMPMIDQGERDDKIIAVCADDPEFRHYTDIKELPPHRLAEIRRFFEDYKKNENKIVDVEDFLPAEAAIDAIKYSMDLYAAYIVESLRH, translated from the exons ATGGCTCATCATGAAGATTCAAGTGCATGGAATTCGAGTAAACCTCACCCTAAGCTCAATGAAAGAATTCTGTCTTCTCTGTCACGGAGAACTGTTGCTGCTCACCCCTGGCACGACTTAGAGATTG GGCCAGGAGCTCCAGCAGTTTTCAACTGT GTGGTTGAAATTGGCAAAGGAAGTAAGGTTAAGTATGAGCTGGACAAGACAAGTGGACTTATAAAG GTTGATCGTATTCTTTACTCATCAGTAGTCTACCCACACAACTATGGTTTTATCCCAAGAACCATTTGTGAAGACAGTGATCCTATGGACGTGCTGGTTCTAATGCAG GAACCCGTGCTTCCTGGTTCCTTCCTTCGTGCTCGTGCTATTGGACTAATGCCTATGATTGACCAG GGTGAGAGGGATGACAAGATCATAGCAGTTTGTGCTGATGACCCTGAGTTCCGCCATTACACAGACATCAAGGAGCTTCCTCCACATCGGCTTGCTGAAATCAGAAGATTCTTTGAGGACT ACAAGAAGAATGAGAACAAAATAGTTGATGTTGAAGACTTTCTACCAGCTGAAGCTGCCATTGATGCCATCAAGTACTCCAT GGACTTGTATGCTGCTTACATAGTTGAGAGCTTAAGGCACTAA
- the LOC100782403 gene encoding gamma carbonic anhydrase 1, mitochondrial: MGTLGRAFYAVGFWIRETGQAIDRLGSRLQGNYLFQEQLSRHRPLMNLFDKAPSVHRDAFVAPSASLLGDVHVGPASSIWYGCVLRGDVNSITIGSGTNIQDNSLVHVAKSNLSGKVLPTIIGDNVTVGHSAVLQGCTVEDEAFIGMGATLLDGVYVEKHAMVAAGALVRQNTRIPYGEVWGGNPARFLRKLTEDEMTFFSQSALNYSNLAQAHSAENAKGLDETEFVKVLHKKFARHGDEYHSVLGGVQETPTELKSSDNVLLDKVPKA; encoded by the exons ATGGGAACCTTGGGCAGAGCTTTCTACGCCGTCGGATTTTGGATCCGCGAGACCGGCCAAGCCATCGATCGCCTCGGCTCTCGTCTCCAAGGCAACTACCTCTTTCAAGAACAGC TATCTAGGCATCGACCTCTGATGAATCTGTTCGACAAAGCTCCCTCGGTTCACAGGGATGCATTTGTGGCCCCCAGTGCCTCCCTCCTCGGCGATGTCCACGTTGGCCCAGCTTCCTCCATTTGGTATGGATGCGTTCTCAGAG GTGATGTTAACAGCATTACTATTGGATCTGGAACTAATATACAAGACAATTCTCTTGTTCATGTTGCCAAGTCTAATTTAAGTGGAAAAGTCTTGCCAACTATCATTGGAGATAATGTCACTGTAG GTCATAGTGCTGTGTTACAAGGATGTACTGTTGAGGATGAGGCATTTATTGGCATGGGTGCAACCTTGCTTGATGGTGTATATGTTGAGAAACATGCCATGGTTGCTGCTGGAGCTCTTGTCAGGCAGAATACAAGGATCCCTTATGGAGAG GTTTGGGGAGGTAATCCGGCAAGGTTCTTGAGAAAGCTCACAGAAGATGAAATGACCTTCTTCTCACAATCTGCcttaaattattctaatttgGCTCAGGCTCATTCTGCTGAAAATGCAAAAGGACTCGATGAGACTGAATTTGTAAAGGTTCTTCACAAGAAATTTGCTCGTCATGGTGACGAATATCATTCAGTGCTAGGTGGTGTTCAAGAAACTCCTACAGAGCTTAAATCTTCAGATAATGTTTTGCTAGACAAAGTTCCCAAGGCTTAG
- the LOC100306258 gene encoding uncharacterized protein isoform X2, with translation MQGQELQQFSTVEINRFQWQVVEIGKGSKVKYELDKTSGLIKVDRILYSSVVYPHNYGFIPRTICEDSDPMDVLVLMQEPVLPGSFLRARAIGLMPMIDQGERDDKIIAVCADDPEFRHYTDIKELPPHRLAEIRRFFEDYKKNENKIVDVEDFLPAEAAIDAIKYSMDLYAAYIVESLRH, from the exons ATGCAGGGCCAGGAGCTCCAGCAGTTTTCAACTGT GGAAATAAATCGATTTCAATGGCAGGTGGTTGAAATTGGCAAAGGAAGTAAGGTTAAGTATGAGCTGGACAAGACAAGTGGACTTATAAAG GTTGATCGTATTCTTTACTCATCAGTAGTCTACCCACACAACTATGGTTTTATCCCAAGAACCATTTGTGAAGACAGTGATCCTATGGACGTGCTGGTTCTAATGCAG GAACCCGTGCTTCCTGGTTCCTTCCTTCGTGCTCGTGCTATTGGACTAATGCCTATGATTGACCAG GGTGAGAGGGATGACAAGATCATAGCAGTTTGTGCTGATGACCCTGAGTTCCGCCATTACACAGACATCAAGGAGCTTCCTCCACATCGGCTTGCTGAAATCAGAAGATTCTTTGAGGACT ACAAGAAGAATGAGAACAAAATAGTTGATGTTGAAGACTTTCTACCAGCTGAAGCTGCCATTGATGCCATCAAGTACTCCAT GGACTTGTATGCTGCTTACATAGTTGAGAGCTTAAGGCACTAA
- the LOC100782939 gene encoding auxilin-like protein 1 has product MAHARQQNEAGFTLSSKINNNGSKSIYDDVYGGPPKFGVSSLSPRFEDYGEIFGSFHTPRASSIPLLDLPAVHDADAFFDPRSQAFNYTEVFGALDFAVPYENLFRHHTALDGASEEEAWSLAETDSFSGESDQSANNQSMSNGYLFHSVDGNAGFNVLYHNKANGTSNECKSKGKTHMTRLHAVPGFSRVYDETTQLHQTDPSFQDADVIDVDMEFSADKVEGNRPRKTIAHLRKFTTGEQTFDSDLNIQNGGSRKDSHSREMFITVSDINLRSMPSQVPPPCRPPPPALDAKKRSMSGFHSNSRLVVSEETPGAGSPPFFNVEDHMNSSATASADAMKEAMLRAEAKLRSAKELKERKKGDCESHSKSSYDAKINEAKMCKDITRLSSLNDHTLQGRHSKTKLSVTDYRQKLKKASPETLDNLEGKRVLNMFEEKDKIESRSSQESDRSSVGTWKDESEFFELVGIEESRRVTQPTKQIKDLVQGTETQKVEREASNVQEKHKQVKATAENYQGEAYEKKYKAAKQACEHDENIMKSEASNGKQRQREQMKKEKMAKVFEVEDNEKSIKIAHQHGKTEKKVTEADQSGIIEDVCEMGHGEHKQVEIQKPKEVDRQTPNEVQLTMGLRENEKKFKEVEKQQQSVQRHKQSEKIKENGKTEREAFALEQTEHGEKLKGSVEPEDMDEKSNVAFEPYYTEEKEVCKRENEMKLKLGKQIQIKKGLKEAHERVEIGKSPKSSSENEESDDGLIPAFRWNGNQKQLKEDFELEVNEIRLKEASKLRENEAYGSDQNRKKFKDVYGEGNRLQEAGDNKGIQKVMNQTPMQEQINGMLNEAQRKKVTEGTSSQTLAMEGSVDVSNENSHLEQSENMEQDVGGMEKDKGLNKAFVMERNEEEGNMKNAKATDETEEIESEEDLAAQSTSIHEEFIGKLKVSKKSVADQDIGKMRAECEVGEKKLKEIGVENQLANEKIRAPEMTAGDAEHLGTQSEKEGDTVTKADNRGTEATGPVTVQETVNVQKTAQWFHVGQSTESKAKSTNETSSMVKNAERMGRESEKDLTQTEEEGDREREREKDVEKAMLEAERERERQKDRMAVDRATFEARDRAYAEACERAAFERATVEVRYKALAEARERLEKACTEARDKSNIDKETIEARLKAERAAVERATAEAQDQAMEKLKNERTAFESREQLERSVSDKFCRRQDSSSSDMLDPQFQNLSSSTGSRHPYSLYGAASFSERSEREGESAQRCRARLERHRRTAERAAKALAEKNMRDLLAQKEQAERNRLSETLDAEVRRWSGGKEGNLRALLSTLQYILGPDSGWQLIPLTEVITSAAVKKAYRKATLCVHPDKLQQRGASIQHKYICEKVFDLLKEAWNKFNSEER; this is encoded by the exons atggCGCATGCTCGGCAACAGAACGAGGCTGGCTTCACGCTCTCCAGCAAGATCAACAACAATGGTAGTAAGAGCATATACGACGACGTTTACGGAGGTCCACCCAAGTTCGGCGTTTCGAGCCTCTCCCCTCGTTTCGAAGACTACGGTGAGATTTTTGGAAGCTTCCACACCCCACGCGCCTCTTCCATTCCGCTCCTCGATCTTCCCGCCGTCCACGACGCCGATGCCTTCTTCGATCCCCGAAGCCAGGCTTTCAACTACACCGAAGTTTTCGGCGCTTTAGATTTTGCAGTTCCGTACGAGAATTTGTTTCGCCACCACACTGCTCTCGACGGTGCCTCCGAAGAAGAAGCCTG GAGTCTTGCAGAAACGGACTCATTCTCTGGAGAGTCAGATCAATCTGCAAACAATCAAAGCATGTCGAATGGATATCTTTTCCATTCTGTTGACGGTAATGCAGGGTTCAATGTTTTGTATCATAATAAGGCCAATGGTACAAGCAATGAATGTAAGTCAAAGGGGAAAACTCACATGACTCGGCTGCATGCTGTTCCTGGTTTCAGTCGAGTATATGATGAAACCACTCAATTGCATCAGACTGATCCATCCTTTCAGGATGCTGACGTTATTGATGTTGATATGGAATTTAGTGCAGACAAAGTGGAGGGAAACCGCCCAAGGAAAACAATAGCACATCTGCGCAAATTTACCACTGGGGAACAAACTTTTGATAGTGATCTAAATATTCAAAATGGAGGCAGCAGAAAGGATTCTCATTCCAGGGAGATGTTCATAACTGTGTCTGACATCAACCTCAGAAGTATGCCCTCTCAAGTGCCTCCCCCATGTCGTCCACCACCTCCTGCGCTGGATGCAAAAAAGCGGAGCATGTCTGGATTTCATTCAAACAGCAGGCTGGTTGTTTCTGAAGAGACACCAGGTGCTGGTTCACCACCTTTCTTTAATGTGGAGGATCATATGAATTCATCTGCTACAGCTTCTGCTGATGCTATGAAAGAAGCAATGCTTAGAGCAGAAGCAAAACTTAGGAGTGCCAAAGaattaaaagagagaaagaaaggggATTGTGAAAGCCATTCAAAATCAAGTTATGATGCAAAAATTAATGAAGCAAAGATGTGTAAGGATATAACTAGATTAAGTAGTTTGAATGATCATACATTGCAGGGAAGAcattcaaaaacaaaactatCTGTCACAGATTACAGGCAGAAACTTAAGAAAGCTTCCCCAGAAACTCTGGACAATTTAGAAGGGAAAAGAGTTTTAAACATGTTTGAGGAAAAGGACAAGATAGAATCCAGGTCATCTCAAGAATCTGATAGAAGTTCAGTTGGGACATGGAAAGATGAGTCTGAATTTTTTGAATTGGTGGGAATCGAAGAATCGAGAAGGGTAACTCAACCCACAAAGCAGATTAAGGATTTGGTGCAAGGTACTGAAACCCAAAAAGTGGAAAGAGAAGCATCTAATGTGCAAGAAAAGCATAAACAAGTAAAAGCAACTGCAGAAAATTACCAGGGGGAGGCGTacgagaaaaaatataaagcagCAAAACAGGCTTGTGAACATGATGAAAACATTATGAAATCTGAAGCATCTAATGGTAAACAGAGGCAGAGAGAgcaaatgaaaaaggaaaaaatggcCAAAGTATTTGAGGTGGAAGACAATGAGAAGAGTATAAAAATAGCCCACCAGCATGGAAAAACTGAAAAGAAAGTAACTGAAGCTGACCAATCTGGAATCATAGAAGACGTGTGTGAAATGGGACACGGAGAGCATAAACAAGTGGAAATCCAGAAACCCAAAGAAGTAGATAGACAAACACCAAATGAAGTTCAGCTGACCATGGGGCTTAGGGAAAATGAGAAGAAATTCAAAGAGGTTGAAAAGCAACAGCAGAGTGTGCAAAGGCATAAGCAATCTgagaaaatcaaagaaaatggaaaaacagAAAGAGAAGCTTTTGCTCTAGAACAGACTGAGCATGGGGAAAAGCTGAAAGGTTCTGTGGAGCCAGAAGATATGGATGAAAAATCAAATGTGGCTTTTGAACCGTATTACACAGAGGAAAAAGAGGTctgcaaaagagaaaatgaaatgaaattaaaactaGGTAAACAGATTCAGATCAAAAAGGGACTGAAAGAAGCTCATGAAAGAGTAGAAATTGGGAAAAGCCCCAAAAGTtcttctgaaaatgaagaaagtGATGATGGCCTAATACCTGCTTTCAGGTGGAATGGGAATCAAAAGCAACTTAAAGAAGACTTTGAACTCGAAGTAAATGAGATAAGGCTGAAAGAGGCTTCCAAGCTGAGGGAAAATGAGGCATATGGAAGCGAtcaaaatagaaagaaatttAAAGATGTTTATGGAGAAGGAAATAGACTTCAAGAAGCAGGTGACAACAAAGGGATTCAGAAAGTTATGAATCAAACCCCAATGCAAGAACAGATTAATGGGATGTTGAATGAGGCTCAAAGGAAAAAAGTCACTGAGGGAACATCAAGCCAAACATTAGCAATGGAAGGAAGTGTAGATGTATCAAATGAGAATAGTCACCTGGAGCAATCTGAGAATATGGAGCAAGATGTAGGTGGAATGGAAAAAGATAAGGGATTGAACAAAGCTTTTGTCATGGAGAGGAATGAAGAAGAGGGAAACATGAAGAATGCTAAAGCAACTGATGAGACCGAGGAAATTGAGAGTGAAGAAGATCTTGCAGCTCAATCAACCTCCATTCATGAAGAATTTATTGGAAAACTGAAGGTATCTAAAAAATCTGTTGCTGACCAAGATATTGGAAAGATGAGAGCAGAATGTGAAGTTGgggaaaagaaattgaaagagATAGGGGTGGAAAATCAACTGGCTAATGAAAAAATCAGAGCACCTGAAATGACTGCAGGAGATGCAGAGCATTTAGGTACCCAATCAGAAAAGGAGGGAGACACAGTGACAAAGGCTGATAACAGAGGCACAGAAGCAACTGGACCTGTTACAGTACAGGAGACTGTAAATGTCCAGAAAACTGCCCAGTGGTTTCATGTTGGTCAATCCACAGAAAGCAAAGCAAAGAGTACTAATGAAACTTCTTCTATGGTGAAAAATGCTGAAAGGATGGGAAGAGAGTCAGAAAAGGATCTTACACAGACAGAAGAGGAGGGGGATAGAGAAAGAGAACGAGAAAAAGACGTTGAGAAAGCCATGCTGGAGGCTGAGAGGGAAAGGGAAAGACAAAAGGATAGGATGGCAGTTGATAGAGCAACTTTTGAGGCTCGCGATAGGGCATATGCTGAAGCTTGTGAAAGGGCTGCATTTGAAAGAGCAACTGTGGAAGTACGGTACAAGGCACTGGCTGAGGCCAGGGAAAGACTTGAGAAGGCATGCACTGAGGCCAGGGATAAGTCAAACATTGATAAAGAAACTATAGAGGCAAGATTGAAAGCAGAGCGTGCTGCAGTAGAAAGAGCAACTGCAGAGGCTCAAGACCAAGCCatggaaaaattaaagaatgaaaGGACTGCATTTGAGTCCAGAGAACAGTTAGAGAGATCTGTATCTGACAAGTTTTGTAGAAGACAAGACTCTTCATCCTCC GATATGCTGGATCCACAGTTTCAGAACTTAAGCTCTTCCACAGGTTCCAGACATCCATATTCACTTTATGGTG CTGCCTCTTTTTCTGAGAGATCAGAAAGAGAAGGTGAATCAGCTCAGAGGTGTAGAGCTAGACTGGAGAGGCATCGCCGAACAGCTGAGCGTGCA GCGAAAGCTTTGGCAGAAAAGAACATGCGTGACCTTCTAGCTCAGAAAGAACAGGCTGAAAGAAAT AGGCTATCCGAGACTCTGGATGCTGAAGTAAGGAGATGGTCAGGTGGAAAAGAAGGAAACTTGCGTGCCTTACTTTCTACCTTGCAATAT ATCCTTGGGCCTGATTCTGGGTGGCAACTAATCCCATTGACCGAGGTCATTACTTCTGCTGCTGTGAAAAAAGCTTACAGGAAGGCCACCCTGTGTGTTCATCCTGACAAATTACAGCAACGTGGAGCAAGTATTCAACACAAATACATATGTGAAAAGGTTTTCGATCTTTTGAAG GAAGCTTGGAACAAATTCAACTCAGAGGAGCGGTAA